One window of the Tetragenococcus koreensis genome contains the following:
- a CDS encoding PTS sugar transporter subunit IIA translates to MERKIILASHGKFASGILSSLELICGKNNAISALDCYTTEGFDLKQTVDQLMKENSEKELIVVTDLFGGSVNNEFLRYIKRPDFYLVAGLNLPFLIEFSAQFASAKALADLILQTLRKSKEAIQFCNESFDEEIEEEEF, encoded by the coding sequence TTGGAAAGAAAAATCATATTAGCTTCACATGGGAAATTTGCTTCAGGTATTTTAAGTTCATTGGAATTAATTTGTGGTAAGAATAACGCTATCAGCGCATTAGACTGCTACACAACAGAAGGCTTTGACTTAAAGCAAACAGTCGATCAACTGATGAAAGAAAATAGTGAGAAAGAGTTGATTGTTGTAACAGACCTATTTGGTGGAAGTGTGAACAATGAATTTTTACGCTATATTAAAAGACCTGATTTTTATTTAGTAGCAGGTTTAAATTTACCGTTTTTAATTGAATTCTCAGCACAATTTGCAAGCGCTAAAGCACTTGCGGATCTCATTTTGCAGACACTCCGCAAGTCTAAAGAGGCCATTCAATTTTGTAATGAAAGTTTTGATGAAGAAA
- a CDS encoding transposase — protein sequence MVHLKAIKNQLPNEIKALFSELKVTQFLKQAHMEKQKGYSVAILFTFLFSLVFKGKSLNQVLSGRESDQYMKKDTVYRWMNNPHNNWRLFLLRFSASVIEKLHSLTDTKTHIRTLILDDSTFYRNRSQEVPGLARLWDHALKQGYKGYRMLTLGFSDGYSFIPIDFGLLSGKKKVNQTIAEKDQRTVGAKRFNESSRKMPEVALEMVQRALNQGIYATHVLMDKWFTSPKMIDQLHDMGIHTIGMVKNGKTKYLFHQRLYKLEELYAKSTKEYTQEAIISSIVVKPSSGKNPVKIVFVKNHNKKSAWLAIMTDDLDLSSQEMVKTYSARWDIETFFKASKSLLHLTKETQTRHYQALICHTTIVFTRYILLSWQQRCANDERTLGGLFYELGDQIKELDWSAALIELVHIIQAVSEESGSQLQDFITSQLQHWVDTLPRYIKAYLPDLVCET from the coding sequence ATGGTACACTTAAAAGCTATTAAAAATCAATTACCGAATGAAATAAAAGCCCTTTTTTCTGAATTAAAAGTCACGCAATTTTTAAAACAAGCCCATATGGAAAAGCAAAAAGGGTATTCGGTGGCTATTCTATTCACTTTTCTCTTTAGCCTCGTCTTTAAAGGAAAATCCTTAAACCAAGTTCTCAGTGGGCGGGAAAGCGACCAATACATGAAAAAAGATACCGTGTATCGATGGATGAACAATCCCCATAACAACTGGCGTCTGTTTTTACTTCGGTTTAGTGCGTCTGTCATCGAAAAGCTCCATTCTTTAACGGATACGAAAACCCATATTCGGACGTTGATCTTGGATGATTCGACGTTTTATCGTAATCGAAGCCAAGAGGTACCAGGCTTAGCTCGTCTTTGGGATCATGCGCTCAAACAAGGATACAAAGGGTATCGTATGCTTACTTTAGGGTTCTCCGATGGCTATTCTTTCATTCCGATTGATTTCGGGTTACTATCCGGTAAGAAAAAAGTGAACCAAACAATAGCAGAAAAAGATCAACGAACCGTAGGAGCCAAACGATTCAACGAATCAAGTCGTAAAATGCCCGAAGTGGCACTTGAGATGGTTCAACGCGCCTTGAACCAAGGGATTTACGCCACCCATGTGTTGATGGATAAATGGTTTACTTCCCCTAAAATGATAGACCAATTACACGATATGGGGATTCACACCATTGGGATGGTGAAAAATGGAAAAACCAAATACCTTTTTCATCAACGTTTATACAAGCTGGAAGAACTTTATGCCAAATCTACGAAAGAATATACACAAGAAGCGATTATTTCCTCGATTGTGGTGAAACCAAGCTCCGGCAAAAATCCCGTGAAAATCGTTTTTGTCAAAAATCACAATAAGAAAAGTGCTTGGTTGGCGATTATGACCGATGATCTGGATTTATCTTCCCAAGAAATGGTCAAAACATACTCGGCGAGATGGGACATCGAGACATTTTTTAAGGCATCGAAATCATTGCTTCATCTGACTAAAGAAACACAAACGCGACATTATCAAGCCTTAATTTGTCACACCACCATTGTGTTCACACGGTATATTTTATTAAGCTGGCAGCAGCGCTGTGCCAATGATGAGCGGACCTTAGGTGGCTTATTTTATGAACTGGGCGATCAAATAAAAGAACTCGATTGGTCCGCTGCTCTTATCGAATTAGTACATATTATTCAAGCGGTAAGTGAAGAATCAGGAAGCCAATTACAAGATTTTATTACAAGTCAACTCCAACACTGGGTGGATACTCTGCCCCGTTATATCAAGGCTTATCTCCCAGATTTGGTGTGCGAAACTTGA